A stretch of DNA from Coccidioides posadasii str. Silveira chromosome 1, complete sequence:
GTGGCCATTACCGGTACAACAGTCATCGTCCTTCTGACCGTCTACTCTGTCTGCCGACAAGTTGGCAGAGAGTTTATCCGCAAGGCGGTGGCGGATAGCAATGAAGTTGCTTCGATGATGGAGGAAATTGGCCAACAGAAGGGCATgttgctggaaaagatggaTTCCTTCCACAAAAAGGTGTCCGAGTCGATAAATCACATCGAGCGCAGAGTTTCCgagaaagagagcaacaTCGATGTGATGCTCGACTACACGAAACGTCGGGCAGATCAGGTCACCGACAGCATCCTGGATGCCGTAGCCAAGCTGGAGAGGCGGTACCTCCCCTTTCCAACCAAGGAAGATCTGCTCGGTGACCGGCTCACGATGTTCCACGACACCCTAAACGCCGCCCAGAAGGACCTCCTCGCCCAGGTCGAAGGAGTGAAATTGGACGTTCTAGCTAAGGCTTACGAACTGAAATCGGGCCTTTCAACCCAGGCCAACGACATGAGGTCGCACCTCCGTGTCCAGGCCGACGAGGTAAAAGCGTTGGTTCCTGAATTTAAGAAGGAACTCCTAAAGACAACGCTGGAGCTGCGCGGCAGCCACCTCGGCGACTGGGTTGAACTTTTTGAAGCCGAGAAAGCACGGCTTAAAAAGATGGTCGCAAAAATTCAGACGGTGGCCAAGGGCTTCCCGACGCAGGCAACGGCTGACGAACTCATCCACACGCTAAAGGGTGAATACCACGAATTCGAGAGGAAGGTCGCCGCTGCTCGTGAAGACGTCCACAAGGCTGGGCAGGAGACTGAAAACATCGTGTTCCAGCTCCCTAGGCTTGAGCAGAATGTCCAACAGATGGAGGTGAGCTCCGTTTCCCCCTTTCCTGTATTTAAGCCGTATATACTAATATTGATTTACCTCAGGACGATCTCCAACGTCTGGATGAAGAACTCGCGCTCGCCCGGGTCGCCATCAAGTCAGCTCGGTCCTCACTGAACGAAGTGGGGACCCTCGAGGAAATATGCTCTGAAGGCGGATCCGACCTCGAATCCCCAGGTGAACTGTCAGAGCTGGACAAGGAAATTCTTCGAGAAGCCTGCGATAGCGACACCGGCGTCGATGGCAACAATAACCTCGCGGATTCCGAGGGAAGGGGCCGCCAAAGGACCAGGGAGGAGATAACCTGGCCTTCCCGCTACT
This window harbors:
- a CDS encoding uncharacterized protein (EggNog:ENOG410Q5FJ~TransMembrane:1 (n3-16c21/22o180-206i)) — encoded protein: MELIGLFLFSVSVAFLGVFHTVPLTNIRPDADFALRLQSGFRMGYVLDRIGEVVDAVVPRHRLMEPIATPTPEYIYTSISTHAAYPTCSVRPVTLASSQPASTLATSVIASFSSSGPNEKLSATAVSHPLPLARAINSAAETIEATVLDWVRDVWSFVTRAVKWITLSSLDVQWHFKVTVFVFLGCTLVAITGTTVIVLLTVYSVCRQVGREFIRKAVADSNEVASMMEEIGQQKGMLLEKMDSFHKKVSESINHIERRVSEKESNIDVMLDYTKRRADQVTDSILDAVAKLERRYLPFPTKEDLLGDRLTMFHDTLNAAQKDLLAQVEGVKLDVLAKAYELKSGLSTQANDMRSHLRVQADEVKALVPEFKKELLKTTLELRGSHLGDWVELFEAEKARLKKMVAKIQTVAKGFPTQATADELIHTLKGEYHEFERKVAAAREDVHKAGQETENIVFQLPRLEQNVQQMEDDLQRLDEELALARVAIKSARSSLNEVGTLEEICSEGGSDLESPGELSELDKEILREACDSDTGVDGNNNLADSEGRGRQRTREEITWPSRYYPGSPSVPRGRRTRRWWACTSYTPEFGPTPPRSCVALE